In the genome of Bacillus sp. S3, one region contains:
- a CDS encoding flavin-containing monooxygenase, with protein MNKVWDAIVIGGGQAGLASGYHLRKRGLQYLILEATEQSVGSWPKYYDSLKLFSPAKFSSLPGMKFPGDPDKYLLRDEVVSYLKDYTKHFDLSIMTDQQIVCVEKNNKEFTVRTKSGKEFQSKTILNATGSFQSPYKPLIRDQEVFKGRILHSSGYQKPDTFVNQRIVVVGRGNSAVQIAIELAEVSKTTLAVRQPVHLIRQRLLGRDIHFWLKVTGIDTFPFWRFGKTTPTSRPVIDFGKYSKQLAQGTPDQQPMFTSFDSDGVIWSDGRKEKVDTVIFATGYQNNLMNLKEIGAIDSNGQPFHVGGVSTSVQGLYYVGLEGQRSISSATLRGVGSDAQFVVQKLVRYLKDNS; from the coding sequence ATGAATAAAGTATGGGATGCAATTGTGATTGGCGGAGGGCAAGCTGGCCTTGCCTCTGGCTATCATTTGCGAAAGAGAGGTTTACAATATTTAATCTTGGAAGCAACAGAACAGTCTGTTGGATCTTGGCCTAAGTATTATGACAGTCTTAAATTGTTTTCTCCTGCAAAATTTTCATCATTACCGGGCATGAAATTTCCTGGAGATCCTGATAAATATCTATTAAGAGATGAGGTGGTTAGTTACTTAAAAGATTATACAAAACATTTTGATCTATCCATTATGACAGATCAACAGATAGTGTGTGTTGAGAAAAATAATAAAGAGTTTACAGTTCGTACAAAATCCGGGAAGGAGTTTCAATCAAAGACAATATTAAATGCTACCGGCTCCTTTCAAAGCCCATATAAGCCTTTAATAAGGGACCAGGAGGTATTTAAAGGACGTATCCTCCATTCTTCTGGGTACCAGAAGCCAGATACTTTTGTCAATCAAAGGATAGTCGTTGTGGGGCGTGGGAACTCTGCTGTTCAAATTGCCATTGAGCTTGCAGAAGTAAGTAAGACAACTTTAGCAGTTCGCCAGCCTGTTCATTTGATAAGACAAAGACTACTTGGGAGAGATATTCACTTTTGGCTTAAAGTAACGGGGATCGATACATTTCCATTTTGGAGATTCGGCAAAACCACACCGACTTCAAGACCTGTAATCGATTTCGGGAAATATTCGAAACAGCTTGCTCAAGGAACCCCCGATCAGCAGCCCATGTTCACTTCTTTTGATTCGGATGGCGTGATTTGGTCAGATGGAAGAAAAGAGAAGGTAGATACCGTCATCTTTGCTACTGGATATCAAAACAATCTTATGAACTTAAAAGAAATAGGGGCTATTGATTCCAATGGGCAACCTTTTCATGTTGGAGGTGTAAGTACCTCAGTACAGGGACTTTATTATGTAGGTTTAGAAGGTCAACGGTCAATTTCTTCTGCAACTTTAAGAGGGGTCGGCTCTGATGCACAATTTGTGGTTCAAAAGTTAGTACGTTATTTGAAAGATAATTCATAA
- a CDS encoding sigma 54-interacting transcriptional regulator produces MHHVLSFTSLEEVWNHSFDCIIMAGEDGIILSLNRPAARLFLGNPSTLIGTSIFELIPSNEFKKSLQKQGKTGVPISLGTKQLVANIVYSENQDVGNKYVIILKDLSQVQQLNSQIQQFHKEKQVFDLILDQLEEGICVINEHGTILFYNRKAGEVETLEPEAVKGKRVQDIWSVDETTSTLLTSVRTGRTLNHRETQFSTHGKAITTLVRTVPLSLDDLRVGAMEISKDISEQKQLTNTILQLQKQSKEGATLPPSSLQTQKNNTRFQFENIVFSSREMALTVEQARRSARSRSNILIVGETGTGKELFAQSIHNESPRKNGTFIAQNCAALPESLLESLLFGTTVGSFTGAVDRPGLFEQANGGTLLLDEINSMGTSLQAKLLRVIQERKVQRLGSSKLIQIDVRVMATMNEEPLEAVANGRLREDLYYRLGVVNLVIPPLRNRKEDIRILTDYFIRKHAKLLDVNVEGLEPEIFQLFMDYHWPGNVRQLEHVIEGCLNLVYDERTIGYELLPPVLKMKLQHQERPLSTESSFPYIGTLPEQMEKLERIMIEQALKQSDGNITKAGEQLGISRQNLNYKLKKYLIIP; encoded by the coding sequence ATGCATCATGTACTCTCTTTTACTTCATTAGAAGAAGTCTGGAACCATTCTTTTGACTGTATCATTATGGCAGGTGAAGATGGGATCATACTTTCATTAAATCGGCCGGCCGCTCGTTTGTTTTTGGGAAATCCCTCCACTCTTATTGGTACTTCCATTTTTGAATTGATTCCTTCGAATGAGTTTAAAAAAAGCCTGCAGAAACAAGGAAAAACAGGTGTACCTATTTCATTAGGAACAAAGCAATTGGTCGCAAATATTGTCTATAGTGAGAATCAAGATGTTGGGAATAAGTATGTAATCATTCTAAAAGATCTCTCTCAAGTTCAACAGCTGAATAGCCAAATTCAGCAATTCCATAAAGAAAAGCAGGTATTCGATCTCATTCTGGATCAATTGGAAGAGGGAATCTGTGTCATTAACGAGCATGGAACCATCCTCTTCTACAATCGCAAGGCCGGTGAAGTAGAAACATTGGAACCAGAGGCCGTGAAAGGAAAACGGGTTCAGGACATTTGGAGCGTGGACGAAACAACCAGTACTTTGCTGACATCCGTACGAACCGGACGAACACTCAATCATCGGGAAACTCAGTTTTCAACCCATGGCAAAGCCATCACCACACTGGTTCGTACCGTGCCATTATCACTTGACGACCTGCGAGTGGGGGCCATGGAAATAAGCAAAGATATTAGCGAACAAAAACAATTAACCAATACCATCCTGCAGCTCCAGAAACAATCTAAGGAAGGAGCGACCTTACCTCCTTCTTCCCTGCAGACCCAAAAAAACAACACTCGGTTTCAGTTTGAAAATATCGTCTTTTCCAGCAGAGAAATGGCACTTACAGTTGAACAAGCACGCCGTTCAGCCCGGTCAAGATCCAATATCCTCATTGTTGGGGAAACAGGGACCGGAAAAGAACTGTTCGCGCAAAGCATTCATAATGAAAGTCCAAGAAAAAATGGGACGTTTATCGCACAAAACTGCGCCGCCCTACCTGAATCCTTGTTAGAAAGTCTGCTCTTTGGGACAACGGTTGGAAGCTTCACGGGTGCAGTCGATCGGCCGGGATTATTTGAACAAGCAAATGGCGGAACCCTTTTATTGGATGAAATCAATTCAATGGGAACTAGCCTGCAGGCAAAATTACTGCGGGTAATACAGGAAAGAAAAGTTCAAAGGCTCGGTTCTTCTAAATTAATTCAAATCGATGTCCGTGTCATGGCAACGATGAACGAGGAACCACTGGAAGCCGTAGCAAACGGACGATTGCGAGAAGATTTGTATTACCGCCTCGGTGTTGTAAATTTAGTCATTCCACCGCTAAGAAATCGGAAAGAGGATATTCGGATATTAACAGATTATTTTATCCGGAAGCATGCAAAGCTTTTAGATGTCAACGTCGAGGGTCTGGAACCGGAAATCTTTCAGCTTTTCATGGATTACCATTGGCCGGGGAATGTCCGCCAACTTGAACATGTGATTGAGGGCTGCTTAAACCTTGTCTACGATGAGAGGACAATTGGTTATGAACTCCTCCCTCCTGTCTTAAAAATGAAACTTCAGCATCAAGAACGGCCTTTAAGCACAGAATCTTCATTCCCATATATCGGAACCTTGCCGGAGCAAATGGAAAAGCTAGAACGAATCATGATTGAACAAGCATTGAAACAGTCCGACGGAAATATAACCAAAGCGGGAGAACAGCTCGGAATCTCAAGACAGAACCTAAATTACAAGCTGAAAAAATATTTGATTATTCCCTAA
- a CDS encoding iron chaperone — MEVNKEKFESMDEYISQFPVTVQEILNTLRKVIQSAAPDATEKISYQMPTFYLHRNLVHFAAYKNHIGFYPTSSGIAAFINELSEYKNSKGAVQFPLDKPLPYELITQIVKFRVGENNRQAEDKLKKKK, encoded by the coding sequence ATGGAAGTGAACAAAGAAAAGTTTGAATCAATGGATGAATACATTTCACAATTTCCTGTTACCGTTCAAGAAATCCTTAATACGCTCAGGAAAGTAATTCAAAGTGCAGCGCCGGATGCAACGGAAAAAATAAGCTATCAAATGCCCACTTTTTATTTACATAGGAATTTAGTCCATTTCGCTGCTTATAAAAATCATATCGGTTTTTATCCAACATCAAGTGGCATTGCAGCATTCATTAATGAATTATCAGAGTATAAGAATTCAAAAGGGGCCGTACAATTTCCATTAGATAAGCCACTGCCATACGAACTTATAACTCAAATCGTTAAATTTAGAGTTGGTGAAAATAATAGGCAGGCTGAGGATAAATTGAAAAAGAAAAAATAA
- a CDS encoding amidohydrolase family protein — MKVLLKDCQAIDVHAHPYIANAVPFTVDEYVRKLSLAVIPNQIPPNYKWVKNQPYPGSNMWVQILTGRLAKYFSCEPTLEAVVAQRNVKAANYKKFTRELFQDAHLTGVVADFGYPQPPLSKTEYADLCGARIWEVFRIEPEMVRLGGECQNFGEFIEKYRAVLADALKRNEVVGLKSIIAYRSGLDIAPMDQGNAAAEYEAFRQNTREKVKIFRDYCLHVAMEECTVANKVMHIHTGIGDGEVVLPKASPSFLLDMLRDSKYEKTKVHLVHGGYPWVEEAAFIVSILPNVYMDLSLQNPFSGHGVKRILSQVFEFAPFDKVMYGSDAFTVPEMNWLGVQLFKECFEEVLGSWVASDYMDAETARVIGEMVLYRNFENVYQDQLKGAIT; from the coding sequence ATGAAGGTTTTATTAAAGGATTGCCAAGCTATTGACGTTCATGCCCATCCATACATTGCCAATGCTGTGCCATTTACGGTAGATGAATATGTAAGAAAGTTATCTTTGGCCGTCATTCCAAATCAAATTCCCCCCAATTATAAATGGGTAAAAAATCAACCGTACCCAGGCAGTAATATGTGGGTCCAAATCTTGACGGGGCGGTTGGCAAAATATTTTTCATGTGAGCCAACATTAGAAGCGGTCGTAGCGCAACGCAATGTCAAAGCAGCCAATTATAAAAAGTTTACTCGTGAACTGTTTCAAGATGCCCATCTCACGGGAGTGGTTGCCGATTTCGGATACCCGCAGCCGCCACTTAGTAAAACAGAATACGCTGATTTATGCGGTGCGCGAATATGGGAGGTTTTCCGAATTGAGCCGGAAATGGTCCGCTTAGGTGGAGAATGTCAAAATTTTGGTGAATTCATTGAAAAATATCGCGCGGTGCTTGCCGATGCCTTAAAGAGGAATGAGGTCGTTGGGTTAAAATCCATCATCGCTTACCGGAGCGGACTAGATATTGCTCCGATGGATCAAGGAAATGCGGCTGCGGAATACGAGGCATTCCGGCAAAATACCCGGGAAAAAGTGAAGATTTTCCGAGATTATTGTCTCCATGTGGCCATGGAGGAGTGTACGGTCGCCAATAAGGTCATGCATATTCATACAGGCATCGGTGACGGGGAGGTAGTCCTGCCGAAAGCAAGTCCAAGTTTCTTACTAGATATGCTGCGTGATTCGAAATATGAAAAGACAAAAGTGCATCTTGTCCATGGCGGATATCCGTGGGTGGAGGAGGCTGCTTTCATTGTTAGTATTCTACCAAATGTCTATATGGATCTTTCCTTACAAAACCCGTTCAGCGGCCATGGCGTTAAAAGAATTCTATCTCAGGTGTTTGAATTTGCGCCGTTTGATAAGGTCATGTATGGCTCTGATGCATTTACGGTACCGGAAATGAATTGGCTGGGGGTTCAATTATTTAAAGAATGCTTTGAAGAGGTGCTGGGCTCCTGGGTTGCATCGGATTATATGGATGCAGAAACAGCTAGAGTCATAGGTGAAATGGTTCTCTATCGAAATTTCGAAAATGTCTATCAAGACCAATTAAAGGGGGCAATTACATGA
- a CDS encoding APC family permease has protein sequence MSNKNQLSLEPQRKLGYWSIWALGVGAVIGDGIFLLMGQGIATAGPGAILAYVIAGLSQLFLMVSLGELAVGMPNAGAMSHWVERFMGKWWGFLSGFTFALGWVIAGGSVGLALGRLTMWFFPQLKGEFWPVFFAVFFITIFAVLNILGTEIAAKTQLILVVIMTLVMALFSIIGMKDINFDHFTPFLPHGTDGFWAAVPLGTYAYLGAVTLATAGGEVKNPKDLPKALIWSSITFLLLYTTAQAVLQGLIPWDKITMDSSPFTEAARMVFGVAGAFIMNMAAWIAAATCILMGTLYASSRIFYAQAKSGFLPAFFAHIHPKTGTPVYGIIVVWALSVGLVILGSVNPDFLYVELSTQLVLAWLVSWTLALIAAILYRKKALQEVQMLPWKQPLYPLFPILGFVGIGIVFYGTFIGSPMTLVRGAIGMAILYVLFRFFYKAKSQSFKAGKDTTM, from the coding sequence ATGAGCAATAAGAATCAATTAAGTCTTGAACCGCAGAGGAAGCTTGGGTATTGGTCGATATGGGCCCTTGGCGTAGGAGCCGTTATTGGTGATGGAATTTTCCTGCTCATGGGTCAGGGGATTGCAACTGCAGGACCAGGTGCGATTCTTGCGTATGTTATTGCAGGTCTCTCGCAATTATTTCTGATGGTCTCTTTAGGGGAACTGGCAGTTGGAATGCCGAATGCAGGGGCCATGTCCCATTGGGTTGAACGCTTTATGGGAAAATGGTGGGGGTTTCTATCCGGTTTTACCTTTGCTCTTGGCTGGGTTATTGCTGGCGGAAGCGTTGGTCTTGCATTAGGCAGGCTCACCATGTGGTTTTTTCCACAGCTTAAAGGGGAGTTTTGGCCGGTATTTTTTGCCGTCTTCTTCATTACGATTTTTGCCGTTTTAAACATATTAGGTACTGAGATTGCTGCCAAGACCCAATTGATTTTAGTCGTGATTATGACACTTGTTATGGCGCTTTTTTCCATTATTGGAATGAAGGATATCAATTTTGATCATTTTACTCCTTTCTTACCACATGGTACTGATGGCTTCTGGGCAGCCGTTCCACTTGGGACCTATGCCTATCTCGGTGCTGTCACTTTAGCAACGGCCGGAGGGGAAGTAAAAAATCCAAAGGATCTGCCAAAGGCACTGATTTGGTCAAGTATTACCTTTCTTCTGTTGTATACAACAGCTCAGGCTGTCCTGCAAGGATTGATTCCATGGGATAAAATCACGATGGATAGTTCGCCGTTCACTGAGGCTGCACGTATGGTCTTTGGTGTTGCCGGTGCCTTTATCATGAATATGGCAGCATGGATTGCAGCAGCCACTTGTATTTTAATGGGGACGCTTTATGCTTCTTCCCGTATCTTTTATGCGCAGGCAAAAAGTGGTTTTCTACCTGCATTTTTCGCGCACATCCATCCGAAAACAGGAACCCCTGTATATGGAATCATCGTGGTTTGGGCCTTGTCTGTCGGTTTAGTCATTTTAGGATCAGTCAATCCGGATTTTCTTTATGTTGAACTATCGACTCAGCTTGTGTTAGCATGGCTGGTTTCATGGACTCTTGCCTTGATTGCCGCGATCCTTTATCGAAAAAAGGCCCTTCAGGAAGTACAGATGCTTCCGTGGAAACAGCCGCTTTATCCATTGTTTCCGATTCTTGGGTTTGTCGGTATTGGGATTGTTTTTTACGGCACATTTATTGGAAGTCCTATGACACTTGTGCGCGGAGCCATCGGGATGGCCATTCTTTATGTATTGTTCCGCTTTTTCTATAAGGCAAAAAGTCAATCATTCAAAGCTGGTAAAGATACAACGATGTAA
- a CDS encoding arsinothricin resistance N-acetyltransferase ArsN1 family A, protein MVMIRGADKKDLESILNIYNQGIEDRIATLETEPKDLQYMKEWFEQHKRRFKVIVAELGGKILGWSSLNLYNNRCAYAGVADLSIYIAREYRGMGIGSLLLTEIENFAKENDFHKIVLFTFPFNKLGQGLYLKKGYREVGIFKNQGILDGKYVDVMAMEKLIVQFK, encoded by the coding sequence ATGGTCATGATTCGGGGAGCAGACAAAAAGGATTTAGAATCCATTTTGAATATATACAATCAAGGGATTGAAGACAGAATAGCCACTTTAGAAACTGAACCTAAAGATCTTCAGTACATGAAAGAGTGGTTTGAACAGCACAAAAGACGGTTTAAAGTTATAGTTGCTGAACTAGGAGGAAAAATTTTAGGATGGTCCTCATTAAATCTTTACAATAACCGGTGTGCCTATGCAGGAGTTGCAGATTTATCAATATATATTGCTAGAGAGTACAGAGGGATGGGGATTGGGAGTTTGTTATTAACCGAAATTGAGAACTTTGCAAAAGAAAATGATTTTCATAAAATAGTACTTTTTACATTTCCATTCAATAAGCTTGGCCAAGGGCTATATCTGAAGAAAGGGTATCGTGAGGTTGGAATATTTAAGAATCAGGGTATTCTAGATGGAAAGTATGTTGATGTTATGGCAATGGAGAAGTTAATCGTTCAATTTAAGTAA
- the queE gene encoding 7-carboxy-7-deazaguanine synthase QueE gives MTKVPVMEIFGPTIQGEGMVIGQKTMFVRTAGCDYSCSWCDSAFTWDGSGKDLIKQMDADEIWKELVALGGEGFSFVTISGGNPALLKNLNYLVHLLKEKNIKIGLETQGSKWQDWFIDIDELTISPKPPSSGMSTDFDILDTIIEKLKGAESSHQVSLKVVVFDDQDYDYAKKVHFRYPDTPFFLQVGNEDNKSIDNQQLINLLLNKYEWLIDKVMVDHDFKNVKVLPQLHTYIWGNKRGV, from the coding sequence TTGACTAAAGTTCCGGTGATGGAAATTTTCGGGCCGACCATTCAAGGGGAAGGAATGGTCATCGGTCAAAAAACGATGTTTGTTAGGACAGCTGGTTGTGACTATTCTTGTTCATGGTGTGATTCAGCTTTTACATGGGACGGTTCTGGAAAAGACTTAATCAAACAAATGGACGCAGATGAAATATGGAAAGAACTTGTTGCTCTTGGTGGAGAGGGGTTTTCTTTTGTAACGATATCTGGGGGGAATCCTGCCTTGTTAAAAAACCTAAATTATTTAGTTCATCTCCTTAAGGAAAAAAATATAAAAATCGGTTTAGAAACGCAAGGAAGTAAGTGGCAAGATTGGTTTATAGATATTGATGAATTAACCATTTCTCCTAAACCACCAAGTTCTGGAATGTCTACCGATTTTGATATTCTTGACACGATCATTGAAAAGCTAAAGGGAGCAGAGTCTTCTCACCAGGTTAGTTTGAAAGTTGTTGTTTTCGATGATCAGGATTACGATTATGCGAAAAAGGTTCATTTTCGTTATCCTGACACTCCATTTTTCCTCCAAGTAGGGAATGAAGATAATAAATCTATCGACAACCAACAGCTTATAAACCTGTTATTGAATAAATATGAATGGTTGATAGATAAAGTGATGGTAGATCATGATTTCAAAAACGTGAAAGTACTCCCTCAACTGCACACCTATATTTGGGGTAATAAGCGCGGTGTATAA
- a CDS encoding permease, translating to MVGKILQDFISIAIELTALFIGISFLVSLLQGLIPYQKLNKYLSGRNTFIGVTAAIAFAFITPFCSCSTIPVVVNLLNKKVRFGIVMVFLFASPVLDPTIITLMATMLGVKVAIVYTLVTSILSIIIGLLLEKLGFESAVKRVTMTGFDEKEIKFSFKEAIKETMSLMKTVYPYLLIGAAIGSIIHEAVPTDWIMTYLGDDKWWLVPIAAVIGIPLYIRISTMIPLSQILIAKGMAFPPVMALMIGSTGASLPEIALLNSIFQKRLVSAFIVSVVLMASISGFLFYLI from the coding sequence ATGGTTGGGAAAATACTCCAGGATTTTATTTCAATTGCAATAGAGCTTACTGCTCTATTTATTGGAATTTCTTTTCTAGTCAGTTTACTGCAAGGGTTGATCCCTTATCAAAAGCTCAACAAATATTTATCTGGAAGGAACACGTTTATAGGAGTTACAGCAGCCATTGCATTCGCATTTATAACTCCATTCTGTTCTTGCTCCACTATTCCAGTGGTAGTGAATTTGTTAAATAAAAAGGTTCGATTTGGCATCGTGATGGTATTTCTATTCGCTTCACCAGTTTTAGACCCAACCATCATCACTCTGATGGCAACGATGTTAGGAGTAAAGGTTGCGATTGTATATACGCTCGTTACTTCAATCTTATCCATCATCATTGGATTACTATTAGAAAAACTGGGCTTTGAATCGGCTGTAAAGAGAGTGACAATGACTGGCTTTGATGAAAAGGAGATTAAATTCAGTTTCAAAGAAGCAATAAAAGAAACCATGAGCTTGATGAAAACAGTTTATCCATATCTTCTAATCGGAGCAGCTATAGGGTCAATTATTCATGAAGCAGTGCCTACTGATTGGATCATGACATACCTTGGTGACGACAAGTGGTGGTTAGTCCCAATTGCAGCTGTCATTGGAATTCCGTTGTATATCCGTATATCGACGATGATTCCATTATCCCAAATACTTATTGCAAAAGGGATGGCATTCCCACCAGTAATGGCCCTAATGATTGGTTCAACAGGAGCTAGTTTACCTGAAATTGCATTATTAAACTCAATATTTCAAAAAAGACTTGTTTCAGCATTTATTGTGTCTGTTGTTTTAATGGCTTCAATATCAGGGTTTCTCTTCTATTTAATTTAA
- a CDS encoding low molecular weight protein-tyrosine-phosphatase codes for MINVLFVCLGNICRSPMAEAVFRDLLKNENLADKIKVDSAATSSWHIGSPPHEGTLAILQNYNISAEGLVGRKLTKSDFDQFDYIVGMDESNLRNIGEITGKANHAKFIRLLDLTEHKKDVPDPWYTGDFQETYDLITDGCQSLLKKIRSEQNL; via the coding sequence ATGATCAATGTTTTATTTGTCTGCCTAGGCAACATATGCCGTTCCCCTATGGCAGAAGCTGTATTTCGGGACCTACTGAAGAATGAAAATTTGGCCGATAAAATTAAAGTTGATTCTGCAGCAACAAGTTCTTGGCATATTGGTTCGCCCCCGCATGAAGGGACGCTTGCTATTTTACAAAACTATAACATTTCAGCAGAAGGACTAGTCGGCCGAAAATTAACAAAAAGTGACTTCGATCAGTTTGATTATATTGTAGGAATGGATGAAAGCAATTTACGTAATATAGGTGAGATTACTGGAAAGGCAAATCATGCGAAATTCATTCGTTTGCTTGATTTAACGGAACATAAAAAGGATGTTCCAGACCCATGGTACACAGGCGATTTCCAGGAAACCTATGATCTTATTACCGATGGATGTCAATCCTTACTGAAAAAAATTCGCAGCGAACAAAATCTATAA
- a CDS encoding aspartate aminotransferase family protein produces MTKSFFDTENEVIANSLKIRFYPISVKSATGTRIIDQAGQEYLDLAAGWAVAGIGYGHPRVSNRIKNQYETLSFTSQLSAPESTMVTLAEKLIDITPGDFPKKVWFGHSGSDANDCIAKLVPLEKNRPRMISFMGSYHGQTMGSLSLSGHPAQSLFIGSGNVVKIPYPNPYRPPFGETENLTEQLIQYLEQEVFKTICPPETTAGIIVEGIQSDGGLLVPPADFLPRLQEVCRRYGIHLIFDEVKVGLGRTGKWFSFDHYGIVPDAVVLGKSLGGGLPISAVVARKEILDVGTGIHMFTASGNPVSTTASLETLHIIEDERLIDNARINGEYFKDLLQQLKNKYEWIGDVRGKGLAIGVELVEDRVSKTPAAEKTAAICYRCYELGMLVFYVGINSNVIEITPPLTISKEEIDLAVSIFDQAFSDLKEQKINMEKVKQYAGW; encoded by the coding sequence GTGACAAAATCGTTTTTTGATACTGAAAATGAGGTAATCGCCAACAGCTTGAAAATTCGCTTTTACCCGATTTCTGTAAAATCAGCTACAGGGACCCGCATCATTGATCAGGCAGGACAGGAATACCTGGATTTAGCAGCCGGCTGGGCCGTTGCCGGGATTGGGTATGGACACCCAAGAGTCAGCAACAGGATTAAGAATCAATATGAAACTTTATCCTTTACCTCGCAGCTTTCTGCACCGGAATCGACCATGGTCACTCTGGCAGAAAAACTAATTGACATCACACCTGGTGATTTTCCCAAAAAGGTATGGTTTGGCCACTCTGGGTCCGATGCCAATGATTGTATCGCTAAATTAGTACCACTTGAGAAAAATCGCCCTAGAATGATTTCATTTATGGGGTCCTATCATGGACAAACGATGGGTTCACTCTCCCTATCCGGCCATCCAGCCCAATCGCTGTTTATCGGAAGTGGCAATGTGGTAAAAATCCCCTACCCAAATCCCTACCGCCCTCCTTTTGGAGAGACGGAAAACTTAACCGAACAATTGATTCAATATCTGGAGCAGGAAGTGTTTAAAACGATTTGTCCCCCTGAGACAACTGCGGGGATCATCGTAGAGGGTATCCAAAGCGATGGCGGTCTCCTTGTCCCTCCTGCCGATTTTTTACCGCGTCTTCAGGAGGTCTGCAGGCGTTATGGGATTCACCTCATTTTTGACGAGGTCAAAGTGGGTTTAGGCAGGACAGGAAAATGGTTTTCCTTCGATCATTACGGAATTGTACCTGATGCCGTGGTTCTTGGAAAATCCCTTGGCGGCGGCTTGCCAATCAGCGCAGTTGTCGCAAGAAAGGAAATCCTTGATGTCGGAACAGGCATTCATATGTTTACAGCAAGCGGCAATCCCGTCAGTACCACCGCTTCCTTGGAAACTCTACATATTATCGAGGATGAGAGATTAATAGATAACGCACGGATAAATGGCGAGTATTTTAAAGATTTATTACAACAGCTCAAGAATAAATATGAGTGGATTGGCGATGTCCGCGGGAAAGGATTGGCAATCGGAGTAGAATTAGTGGAAGATCGTGTATCCAAAACCCCTGCAGCAGAAAAAACCGCGGCAATCTGCTATCGCTGCTATGAGCTTGGAATGCTAGTCTTTTATGTTGGTATAAACAGCAACGTAATCGAAATCACTCCTCCTCTCACCATTTCAAAGGAAGAAATTGATTTAGCCGTTTCGATTTTCGACCAGGCATTTTCTGACCTAAAGGAACAAAAAATCAACATGGAGAAGGTAAAACAGTATGCAGGATGGTAA
- a CDS encoding MarR family winged helix-turn-helix transcriptional regulator, whose protein sequence is MENIRELFQVMTRRFGLLNKNCCSAGGCDISLIQSHILYEIDHQHRPSMQQIADTLGTDITTFSRQVQSLVKMNLVKKTPDPDDRRISILSLTTEGKFIATTIDQQMNAFLNEVFSHMNEFEKETVIRSIKLLNNAMAKSSVCCGTISG, encoded by the coding sequence TTGGAAAATATTCGTGAATTATTTCAAGTAATGACACGGCGCTTTGGTCTTTTAAATAAAAATTGCTGCAGTGCAGGCGGTTGCGATATTTCCCTCATTCAAAGTCATATTCTTTATGAAATTGACCACCAGCATAGACCTTCAATGCAGCAAATAGCAGACACATTAGGCACCGATATCACAACATTCAGCCGTCAGGTACAATCATTAGTGAAAATGAATTTGGTAAAAAAAACACCAGATCCAGATGATAGACGAATCAGTATTCTATCCCTAACAACAGAGGGTAAATTTATTGCAACGACGATTGACCAACAAATGAACGCTTTTCTAAATGAAGTTTTTTCTCATATGAACGAGTTTGAAAAAGAAACAGTCATTCGTTCCATTAAGTTGTTAAATAATGCGATGGCAAAATCTAGCGTATGCTGTGGGACTATTTCGGGGTAA